The Edaphobacter sp. 12200R-103 genome contains a region encoding:
- a CDS encoding zinc-binding dehydrogenase, translating to MECEMIAAVLYGKEDLRLERIETPRAGEGEIVVRVGAALTCGTDLKVYRRGYHAMMLKPPIPFGHEVAGIVSEIGRGVTNFRVGDRVVALNSAPCDRCFFCLHDQQNLCEDLLFNNGAYAEYIRVPARIVQKNTLLVPEGVPFEYAALTEPLACVVRGFEETGATPGDTMVVIGAGPIGLMFMHVAQISGMEVIAVVKRDDQVATAKLFGAAHVVQTTEVDDVVAATRGLTGQGRGADSVIEAVATPDTWVWAVDMVRKGGVVNFFGGPPSGTSVALDTNRLHYGDITLKASFHHTPATCRTAFNLITSGRFHCAEAITARVRLDEVPGLFSRMLSRNGGSRDIKTAVFPEGAPR from the coding sequence ATGGAGTGTGAGATGATCGCGGCGGTTCTCTACGGGAAGGAAGATCTGCGCCTGGAACGGATTGAGACACCTCGCGCCGGCGAGGGCGAGATCGTCGTCCGGGTGGGCGCCGCGCTGACCTGTGGAACCGACCTGAAGGTGTATCGCCGGGGATACCACGCGATGATGCTCAAGCCTCCGATCCCCTTTGGTCATGAGGTCGCCGGTATCGTTTCGGAGATTGGTCGGGGCGTAACAAACTTTCGTGTGGGGGACCGGGTTGTCGCCCTGAACTCCGCCCCCTGTGACCGCTGCTTCTTTTGTCTTCATGACCAGCAGAATCTCTGCGAAGATTTGCTGTTCAACAATGGCGCCTATGCCGAATACATCCGTGTGCCGGCGCGAATCGTCCAGAAAAATACTCTGCTGGTACCCGAGGGCGTTCCCTTTGAATATGCTGCGTTGACGGAGCCCCTGGCGTGCGTTGTCCGGGGATTCGAAGAGACGGGAGCTACTCCAGGCGACACGATGGTGGTCATCGGAGCCGGCCCTATTGGGCTGATGTTTATGCATGTGGCTCAGATCTCCGGCATGGAAGTGATCGCAGTGGTGAAGCGCGATGACCAGGTAGCGACCGCGAAGCTCTTTGGCGCTGCGCACGTCGTCCAGACGACAGAGGTGGATGATGTCGTTGCGGCGACGAGGGGACTGACGGGCCAGGGCCGCGGCGCCGATTCGGTGATTGAGGCGGTTGCCACGCCGGACACCTGGGTGTGGGCCGTGGATATGGTGCGCAAGGGGGGGGTGGTCAACTTCTTTGGCGGTCCTCCCAGCGGAACCAGCGTTGCGCTGGATACTAACCGGCTGCACTATGGCGACATCACCTTGAAAGCCAGCTTCCACCATACCCCTGCGACCTGCCGCACTGCCTTCAACCTGATCACCAGCGGGCGCTTTCACTGTGCCGAGGCGATCACCGCCCGCGTCAGGCTGGACGAGGTCCCGGGCCTCTTCTCGCGTATGTTGTCGCGTAATGGAGGATCGCGCGATATCAAGACGGCCGTCTTTCCTGAAGGAGCGCCCCGGTGA
- a CDS encoding EamA family transporter, giving the protein MKTATVFQTWSAIGGVAALAVLGEVLIAAAMRQLGDLDRIREKSGLPGAIRAVLSSPMFLAGALCMALNFFGMLYALSIVDLSLAAPAIASLTYVGNAIAAKLFLHENVDRRRWLAVLFVCVGVVLISR; this is encoded by the coding sequence ATGAAGACCGCAACCGTATTCCAGACATGGAGCGCCATCGGCGGCGTAGCCGCGCTTGCCGTGCTGGGAGAGGTCTTGATCGCAGCGGCGATGCGCCAGCTCGGCGATCTGGACAGAATCCGCGAGAAAAGCGGCCTGCCCGGCGCCATTCGAGCAGTGTTGTCAAGTCCCATGTTCCTTGCGGGAGCGCTGTGCATGGCGCTGAACTTCTTCGGCATGCTCTATGCACTCTCCATCGTCGATCTCTCGCTGGCAGCCCCCGCGATCGCCTCACTCACCTACGTCGGCAATGCCATTGCAGCGAAGCTCTTCCTGCATGAGAATGTCGACCGACGACGATGGCTGGCGGTCCTGTTTGTCTGCGTGGGTGTTGTTCTGATCTCGCGATAA
- a CDS encoding ABC transporter permease translates to MPFVSPEDFAKQKVAAVQEYSILSWQAVSAIFSRPRYWADIYTQMDSIGVGSMPIIVLTGFFTGCVLALQSATSLKAFGAISMTGNLVALSMVKELGPVLTGLMVSGRNAAGMASELGSMKVTEQIDAMRALGTDPVRKLVTPRLYATIFMLFFLTIVADAVGIAGGALVSVTLLGLNASSYFHASYRALEYADVVQGLTKPLFSAFIIATVGCYFGMSTKGGTQGVGRSTTQAVVFSSVFIIIVDFLVSRAMIGIFGR, encoded by the coding sequence ATGCCTTTCGTCTCTCCAGAGGACTTTGCCAAGCAAAAGGTCGCAGCCGTCCAGGAGTACTCTATCCTCTCCTGGCAGGCGGTTTCTGCGATCTTTTCGCGCCCGCGCTACTGGGCCGATATCTATACCCAGATGGACTCCATCGGGGTGGGCTCCATGCCGATTATCGTGCTGACGGGCTTCTTTACCGGCTGCGTGTTGGCCCTGCAGTCGGCAACCTCGCTCAAGGCCTTCGGGGCCATCAGCATGACAGGTAACCTGGTCGCCCTTTCGATGGTCAAGGAGCTGGGGCCGGTGCTGACCGGACTGATGGTCTCCGGAAGAAACGCCGCCGGAATGGCCTCCGAGCTCGGGTCCATGAAGGTGACCGAACAGATCGACGCCATGCGGGCCCTCGGGACCGATCCGGTCCGCAAACTGGTGACGCCACGCCTCTACGCCACTATTTTTATGCTCTTCTTCTTGACCATCGTGGCGGACGCCGTGGGGATCGCAGGCGGTGCCCTGGTCAGTGTCACCTTACTTGGATTGAACGCCTCATCCTACTTCCATGCCTCCTACCGGGCTCTGGAGTACGCCGACGTCGTCCAGGGGCTGACAAAACCCCTCTTCTCTGCCTTTATCATCGCAACCGTGGGCTGTTACTTCGGGATGAGCACGAAGGGCGGAACCCAGGGTGTAGGGCGTTCCACCACACAGGCCGTCGTTTTCTCTTCGGTCTTCATCATCATCGTAGACTTCCTCGTCAGCCGTGCCATGATCGGCATCTTCGGCAGGTAG
- a CDS encoding ABC transporter ATP-binding protein gives MAEQLVHEGLQSAAPGEQGSVVVFEDVSIAFDLKTVLDDISFSVDHGETRIILGPAGGGKSVLMKLANGLLRPDSGKIRVFGQEVSSMPERDLFKLRARIGMVFQESALFDSLSVEDNVAYRLHEEHVPEEEAYKRVVEALKFVELEQAIDKFPPELSGGMRRRVSIARAIISRPDLILYDSPTGGLDPITSTTIVELVMKQRDVSHTTSLMITHRLQDAFTLAMNRFNPQTGKMEPIPNGGVDESTKFLVLNEGKIVFDGTTHELVHSTDPWLRQYLS, from the coding sequence ATGGCCGAACAGCTCGTCCATGAGGGTCTTCAATCGGCTGCACCCGGCGAACAAGGTTCCGTCGTCGTCTTTGAAGATGTCTCCATCGCCTTCGACCTTAAAACCGTCCTGGACGACATCTCCTTCTCGGTCGACCACGGCGAGACGCGCATCATTCTTGGACCAGCGGGCGGTGGCAAGTCGGTGTTAATGAAGCTGGCAAACGGTCTTCTGCGGCCGGACTCCGGCAAGATCCGTGTCTTCGGCCAGGAAGTCAGCTCTATGCCGGAGCGAGATCTCTTCAAACTGAGGGCGAGGATCGGCATGGTTTTCCAGGAATCGGCCCTCTTCGATTCTCTCTCGGTCGAAGACAATGTCGCCTACCGGCTGCACGAAGAACATGTTCCGGAGGAAGAGGCCTACAAGCGTGTCGTGGAAGCTTTGAAGTTTGTCGAGTTGGAACAGGCCATCGACAAGTTCCCGCCGGAACTCTCGGGCGGCATGCGACGGCGCGTCTCCATCGCCCGCGCCATCATCTCCCGGCCAGATCTCATCCTCTATGACTCCCCCACCGGCGGCCTCGACCCGATCACCTCGACCACCATCGTTGAACTGGTCATGAAACAGCGCGACGTCAGCCACACAACCTCGCTCATGATCACGCATCGCCTGCAGGATGCCTTCACGCTCGCCATGAACCGCTTCAATCCACAGACAGGGAAGATGGAGCCGATCCCAAATGGAGGGGTGGACGAGAGCACGAAGTTCCTGGTCCTCAACGAAGGCAAGATCGTCTTCGACGGAACCACCCACGAGCTGGTCCACTCCACGGATCCCTGGCTGCGCCAATATCTGTCATGA
- the hpnC gene encoding squalene synthase HpnC: MNQQSTAEHALLGAPHQYLTPLTRPSLEEAQSWCRELTRLHYENFHVASMFVPPHARRHFDSIYSYCRVADDLGDEVDDPLVAMRLLDAWGSMLDECYDTPERSMHPVFVALRETIVACELPRQLFHDLLIAFRMDQVKTEYETWQELLDYSHYSANPVGRLVLLVCGYREESIALLSDKICTALQLANFWQDVVEDKERGRRYIPAEWMDRFHIDEGQIEGRIFTPEFGAMIRDLVTRTRAMLAEGGEITRHVDRDLAVTLNLFRKGGDAILSGIAAQEYDVLRGRPVVSKSKKVSLLIGSLFEKLRSRISW; the protein is encoded by the coding sequence GTGAACCAGCAGAGCACGGCAGAGCATGCTCTGCTGGGAGCGCCCCACCAATATCTGACCCCTTTGACGCGCCCGAGCCTTGAAGAGGCGCAGTCCTGGTGCCGTGAGCTTACCCGTCTGCACTACGAAAACTTCCATGTGGCGAGCATGTTTGTGCCGCCACACGCGCGCAGGCATTTCGATAGTATTTACTCGTATTGCCGTGTGGCGGACGACCTGGGAGACGAGGTCGATGATCCCCTCGTAGCGATGCGTCTGCTGGACGCGTGGGGTTCCATGCTCGATGAGTGCTACGACACTCCGGAGCGCTCGATGCATCCGGTTTTCGTAGCCTTGCGTGAGACCATCGTCGCCTGCGAACTTCCACGCCAGCTCTTTCACGACCTGCTGATCGCGTTTCGTATGGACCAGGTGAAGACCGAGTATGAGACCTGGCAGGAACTGCTCGATTACTCGCATTACTCCGCCAATCCCGTAGGCAGGCTTGTGCTTCTGGTCTGCGGATACCGCGAAGAGTCTATTGCCCTGCTCTCGGATAAGATTTGCACCGCACTCCAGCTAGCGAACTTCTGGCAGGATGTGGTGGAGGACAAGGAACGCGGCCGCCGCTATATTCCAGCCGAGTGGATGGACCGATTTCACATCGATGAGGGACAGATCGAAGGCCGCATCTTTACGCCGGAGTTTGGTGCGATGATTCGTGACCTGGTCACCAGGACCCGCGCCATGCTCGCCGAAGGAGGCGAGATCACGCGGCACGTCGACCGTGACCTGGCTGTGACGCTCAACCTGTTTCGCAAGGGTGGCGATGCCATCCTCAGTGGCATCGCGGCGCAGGAGTACGATGTCCTGCGCGGCCGGCCTGTGGTCTCCAAGAGCAAAAAGGTAAGTCTGCTGATTGGCTCGCTCTTCGAGAAACTCCGTTCGAGGATTTCCTGGTGA
- a CDS encoding lipopolysaccharide assembly protein LapB, which translates to MVIPFPSRLWRLLFLLAIALTLTSSVAQADTAEAETSLKRGHVDEAAAMLKQILKKDPHLAYAHQLLCRVYYSEDRADAAVTECERSVSDDPSRSDSEVWLGRAYGMKASQINMLSAFVVARKVAASFERAVELDPSNVQAMSDLGQFYVAAPAIVGGGLDKAQALAPRLMALSPAKGHRLLGMIAQKKKDAATAEAEFKEAAAVGKSPDAWVDLAQFYQQQEQPDKAVTALEASVQANRMKNNSLVDVASILTDLHRRPDLAEKALRDYLASPAKTDEAPAFKVHLQLGDILKKRGDTEGAKREYAAALGLASSFGPARKAAEGA; encoded by the coding sequence ATGGTTATTCCTTTCCCATCGCGTCTTTGGCGCCTGCTGTTTCTGCTGGCCATCGCCCTTACCCTGACGTCGTCGGTGGCGCAGGCCGATACGGCTGAAGCCGAAACCTCCCTGAAGCGAGGCCACGTCGATGAAGCCGCTGCGATGCTGAAGCAGATCTTGAAAAAGGATCCACATCTTGCCTACGCACATCAGCTTCTGTGTCGCGTCTACTACTCGGAAGACAGGGCTGACGCGGCGGTTACGGAATGCGAACGATCGGTCAGCGATGATCCATCCAGAAGCGACTCGGAGGTGTGGTTGGGGCGCGCCTACGGGATGAAGGCCTCCCAGATCAACATGCTGAGCGCCTTCGTTGTGGCCCGCAAGGTGGCCGCATCCTTCGAGCGCGCCGTGGAGCTTGACCCGTCCAATGTGCAGGCGATGAGTGATCTTGGCCAATTTTATGTGGCTGCTCCGGCCATCGTCGGAGGAGGGCTGGACAAGGCTCAAGCGCTCGCGCCCCGGCTGATGGCACTCTCCCCGGCGAAGGGCCACCGCCTGCTGGGAATGATTGCGCAGAAGAAGAAGGATGCCGCGACCGCGGAGGCGGAGTTCAAAGAGGCTGCGGCTGTGGGCAAAAGTCCCGACGCCTGGGTGGATCTGGCGCAGTTCTATCAGCAGCAGGAGCAGCCAGATAAAGCCGTGACGGCGCTTGAGGCCAGTGTTCAGGCCAATCGCATGAAGAATAACTCGCTGGTCGATGTCGCCAGTATCCTGACTGATCTTCATCGCCGGCCAGACCTCGCCGAAAAAGCTCTCCGCGATTATCTTGCATCTCCGGCCAAGACAGATGAGGCTCCTGCCTTCAAAGTCCACCTGCAACTAGGAGATATTCTTAAGAAGCGCGGCGATACGGAGGGAGCAAAGCGCGAGTATGCTGCTGCTCTCGGACTTGCCTCGAGCTTTGGCCCTGCGCGCAAGGCAGCGGAGGGCGCCTGA
- the hpnJ gene encoding hopanoid biosynthesis associated radical SAM protein HpnJ, with protein MPLKTLFLNPPSFENFDGGASSRWPATREIESYWYPVWLAYPAGMLEGSRLLDAPPHHISAEETIEIAKGYEFLVLFTSTVGWSGDHALAQAIKKVNPSIRIAFVGPPVTTDPDRALNECSVIDFVCRREFDFSVVEYANGKPLNEILGISYRDASGTIQHNPDRPQVEDLDAMPWATKIYKRDMDVTKYNVPFLLHPYIALYSTRGCPAQCTFCLWPQTLSGHAWRKRSSDDVAAEMKWAKENFPEVKEFFFDDDTFNIQKARTIELCSKLKPLGITWSCTSRVTTDRETLKAMKEAGCRLLIVGFESGDPQILKNIKKGATVERARDFVKDCHDLGLVIHADFILGLPGETKESIRNTINFAKTLDCETIQVSVAHAYPGTEFYDFAKKGGFITNEQMEDGGGHQMAHIEYPGLPTEYVMEQVHRFYDEYYFRPKAAFRVVWKAIVNRDVPRLYVEAKSYMKLRKERYAAARAKAEEKALKQQESVSMNA; from the coding sequence ATGCCGCTCAAGACACTGTTTCTAAACCCGCCCTCCTTTGAGAACTTTGACGGTGGAGCCAGTTCCCGCTGGCCCGCTACCCGCGAGATCGAATCCTACTGGTACCCGGTGTGGCTGGCTTATCCCGCTGGAATGCTCGAGGGGTCGCGGCTGCTCGATGCTCCTCCGCACCACATCAGTGCCGAGGAAACTATTGAGATTGCAAAGGGATACGAGTTCCTCGTCCTGTTTACCTCAACGGTAGGCTGGTCAGGTGACCATGCTTTGGCTCAGGCCATCAAGAAGGTGAATCCGTCCATCCGGATCGCCTTTGTCGGTCCACCAGTGACAACGGATCCTGACCGCGCCCTGAACGAGTGCAGCGTCATCGATTTTGTCTGCCGCCGCGAGTTCGATTTTTCCGTCGTCGAGTACGCCAATGGCAAACCCCTCAATGAGATCCTCGGCATCAGCTATCGCGATGCGAGCGGCACAATCCAGCACAACCCCGACCGTCCGCAGGTCGAAGACCTGGACGCGATGCCGTGGGCTACCAAGATCTACAAGCGCGACATGGACGTCACAAAGTACAACGTGCCGTTCCTTTTGCACCCCTACATCGCGCTCTACTCTACACGCGGATGCCCGGCACAATGCACCTTCTGCCTCTGGCCACAGACGCTCTCGGGGCACGCCTGGCGCAAGCGCTCCAGCGACGACGTCGCGGCCGAGATGAAGTGGGCCAAGGAGAACTTCCCCGAGGTCAAAGAGTTCTTCTTCGACGACGATACCTTCAACATCCAGAAGGCCCGCACCATCGAGCTCTGCTCCAAACTGAAGCCGCTCGGTATCACCTGGTCCTGCACCTCGCGCGTCACTACCGACCGCGAGACCCTGAAAGCCATGAAGGAAGCTGGCTGCCGCCTGCTGATCGTGGGCTTCGAATCAGGCGATCCACAGATCCTTAAGAACATCAAGAAGGGCGCCACCGTCGAGCGCGCACGCGACTTCGTGAAGGACTGCCACGACCTCGGGCTCGTTATTCACGCCGACTTCATTCTTGGTCTTCCGGGTGAGACCAAGGAGTCCATCCGTAATACGATCAACTTCGCCAAGACGCTGGATTGCGAGACGATCCAGGTTTCCGTCGCACACGCCTACCCTGGCACCGAGTTTTATGACTTCGCTAAAAAGGGCGGCTTCATCACCAACGAGCAGATGGAGGATGGAGGCGGCCACCAGATGGCGCACATCGAGTATCCGGGACTTCCCACCGAGTACGTGATGGAGCAGGTGCACCGCTTCTACGACGAGTACTACTTCCGTCCGAAGGCGGCGTTCCGCGTAGTGTGGAAGGCGATCGTCAACCGCGATGTCCCACGCTTGTACGTCGAGGCTAAGAGCTACATGAAGCTGCGCAAGGAACGTTACGCCGCGGCTCGCGCCAAGGCCGAGGAGAAGGCGCTGAAGCAGCAGGAATCCGTAAGTATGAATGCGTAG
- a CDS encoding TolC family protein, protein MTLLRRLLITVACASLASTPAIGQISFTTAIDLALKNSPKVQMAQAEVDKALAVLSETKDVYIPTFSVGSGLGYTYGFPFGAPSLFNVTVQSLLFDQSQRNYVRAAREGVNAANHNLNDVRQQVMEDAATTYLTLDADLERIQASGEESGFADNLTKIVEQRLQAGQDTQIELTRAKLTAANLQLRRIQLEDDADDQRNHLSHLTGLPAEGLTTDHASIPVIPAIDNAAIKDSSLPESIKGAYSTAHSKLQSAFGDARKMYRPQIGLGIQYSRLASFNNYQDYYRPGSFTNFNNLQVGLQFTLPLLDYTRRAKARESLAEARRSLREADQSRDQFLEGRYKTSHAIRELQARTQVASLQRELALNQIDVVQIQLRESASGAQPVTPKDAENARIQERARYLDLLDTDLQLHQMQINLMRSTGRLEDWLKSLSQSPASGASNLR, encoded by the coding sequence ATGACTCTTCTACGACGTCTTTTGATTACCGTGGCATGCGCCTCCCTGGCATCGACTCCGGCCATCGGCCAGATCTCCTTTACAACTGCGATCGACCTTGCCCTGAAGAACAGCCCGAAGGTCCAGATGGCCCAGGCCGAGGTCGATAAGGCTCTAGCAGTCCTCTCCGAGACCAAGGATGTCTATATCCCCACCTTCAGTGTGGGATCGGGGCTGGGCTACACCTACGGCTTTCCATTCGGCGCTCCGTCACTGTTTAACGTCACCGTCCAGTCGCTATTGTTCGACCAGTCGCAACGTAACTACGTCCGCGCCGCACGCGAAGGAGTCAATGCCGCCAACCACAACCTGAACGATGTGCGGCAGCAGGTGATGGAAGACGCCGCTACGACCTACCTGACCCTCGATGCCGATCTCGAGCGCATTCAGGCCTCAGGAGAAGAGTCCGGCTTCGCGGATAATCTTACGAAGATCGTCGAACAGCGCCTGCAGGCAGGACAGGACACCCAGATAGAACTGACGCGCGCGAAGCTGACGGCGGCGAATCTACAGTTGCGCCGTATCCAGCTGGAGGATGACGCGGACGACCAGCGCAATCACCTGTCGCACCTCACCGGGCTCCCGGCCGAAGGCCTGACAACCGACCACGCCAGCATCCCGGTCATACCGGCGATCGACAACGCCGCCATCAAAGACTCTTCCCTGCCCGAATCGATCAAGGGAGCCTATTCGACGGCGCACTCCAAGCTTCAATCGGCCTTTGGAGATGCGCGAAAGATGTATCGGCCGCAGATAGGGCTTGGCATACAGTACAGCCGTCTGGCCAGCTTCAACAACTACCAGGACTACTACCGCCCAGGAAGCTTTACCAACTTCAATAACCTGCAGGTAGGCCTGCAGTTCACGCTTCCGCTGCTGGACTACACCCGGCGCGCCAAAGCCCGTGAATCTCTGGCGGAGGCCCGGCGCAGCCTGCGCGAGGCCGATCAATCCCGCGACCAGTTCCTCGAAGGCCGCTACAAGACCAGCCATGCTATCCGCGAGCTACAGGCGCGGACACAGGTCGCTTCCCTTCAGCGGGAACTGGCGCTGAACCAGATCGACGTGGTGCAGATCCAGCTCCGCGAGAGTGCCAGCGGCGCACAGCCCGTAACTCCGAAGGACGCCGAAAATGCCAGGATCCAGGAGCGCGCCCGTTACCTCGATCTGCTGGATACAGATCTTCAGCTTCACCAGATGCAGATTAACCTGATGCGATCGACCGGAAGACTTGAGGACTGGTTGAAGTCCCTCTCGCAGTCACCCGCGTCTGGCGCATCCAACCTGAGATGA
- a CDS encoding phytoene/squalene synthase family protein, which yields MTIAEAYAACREIAKREAKNFYYSFRVLPQYKSDAMCAVYAFMRRADDIADDESMPIEQRRNVMAQWVGQWRQSRAGAPTEDPVFVALNDAQKRFLIPDQLLEELVQGTTMDLEQQPPHAGQVQTYATFEELYRYCYLVASVVGLVCIRIFGYSDPRAERLAEETGVAFQLTNILRDVKEDAERSRIYLPLDMLREHGLSVESVNALVAGARLSVEARAMLTDLAARAERYYQSADQLLPLIDADSRAALWVLVEIYHRLLGRIRSANGDVFSRRISVSTGEKLWILGRGAAMSFANRGRR from the coding sequence GTGACCATCGCTGAGGCGTATGCGGCCTGTCGGGAGATTGCAAAGCGTGAGGCCAAGAACTTCTACTACTCCTTCCGGGTGCTTCCGCAGTATAAGAGCGATGCGATGTGCGCGGTGTACGCCTTTATGCGCCGGGCAGACGATATCGCCGATGACGAGTCGATGCCGATCGAACAGCGCCGCAACGTGATGGCCCAGTGGGTCGGGCAATGGCGTCAGTCTCGTGCAGGCGCACCTACCGAAGATCCGGTCTTTGTTGCACTGAACGATGCGCAGAAGCGGTTTCTCATCCCCGACCAGTTACTTGAAGAACTGGTGCAGGGAACGACGATGGATCTTGAACAGCAACCGCCCCATGCAGGACAGGTGCAGACCTATGCGACGTTTGAAGAACTGTACCGCTACTGCTACCTGGTTGCGTCGGTCGTGGGGTTGGTCTGCATCCGCATCTTCGGTTACAGCGATCCGCGTGCAGAGAGGCTGGCCGAAGAGACCGGCGTCGCTTTTCAGCTGACAAATATTCTTCGTGATGTGAAGGAGGATGCCGAGCGAAGTCGCATCTATCTTCCCCTCGATATGCTGCGCGAACACGGGCTTTCGGTTGAGTCTGTGAATGCGCTGGTTGCGGGAGCGCGCCTCTCTGTGGAAGCACGTGCGATGCTGACTGATCTTGCCGCACGTGCGGAACGCTATTATCAGTCGGCGGACCAACTGTTGCCACTGATTGATGCGGACAGCAGGGCGGCTCTGTGGGTCTTGGTAGAGATCTATCATCGGTTGCTTGGAAGAATCCGTTCAGCAAACGGCGATGTCTTTTCGCGGCGCATCAGCGTTTCCACGGGAGAAAAGCTATGGATCCTGGGCCGGGGAGCAGCGATGTCATTCGCAAATCGAGGCCGGCGATGA
- the hpnE gene encoding hydroxysqualene dehydroxylase HpnE, with amino-acid sequence MDPGPGSSDVIRKSRPAMSQPLHSEVIVIGAGLAGLSAAVALSGAGAEVKLFERRPYIGGRAYSYEHPSLDETIDSQHVVVGCCTNLLDLAQQAGMADALRWYDELIFLEPNGNRSALRSGSLPAPMHRAMSFLQAPMLRLVDKTGIASGLLRFLHGFPQDDSESFASWLKRTGQTDRAIRHFWEPVVVGALNDTFDRCSVKYAGKVFHESFLRSPEAGRLGIPASPLSDFFAPIASLASQAGVDLRLKTGLESLQQTADGRWSVRAAGESHIADAVVLATDFKQTRTLLNTLPAAEDDRARLDAAFDALTPSPITTIHLWYDREVTGLDHAVLLDTRIQWLFTKSRIRRWSKERGEYCELVISASWPELQMGREEILSSALAEFERFFPAAKQATLIKTGVLKEARATFSVTPGLDQYRLPQATPWPGLFLAGDWTRTEWPSTMEGAVRSGRLAAGAVMGEHQRFMSPELPATGLMQYL; translated from the coding sequence ATGGATCCTGGGCCGGGGAGCAGCGATGTCATTCGCAAATCGAGGCCGGCGATGAGTCAGCCATTGCACAGCGAAGTCATTGTGATTGGTGCGGGACTTGCGGGCCTCTCCGCTGCTGTGGCTCTATCCGGGGCGGGTGCGGAGGTCAAGTTGTTCGAGCGGCGTCCTTATATCGGTGGCCGGGCTTATTCGTACGAACATCCCTCGCTCGATGAGACGATTGACTCGCAGCATGTCGTGGTGGGTTGCTGCACAAACCTCCTCGATCTCGCCCAGCAGGCTGGCATGGCCGACGCTCTCCGCTGGTATGACGAGCTGATCTTTCTGGAGCCGAACGGAAATCGCAGCGCGCTGCGTTCGGGGAGTCTTCCGGCTCCAATGCACCGTGCGATGAGCTTTCTGCAGGCTCCCATGCTTCGACTCGTGGACAAGACGGGCATCGCATCCGGGCTCCTGCGGTTTCTGCACGGTTTTCCACAGGACGATTCGGAGAGTTTTGCCTCGTGGCTGAAGCGTACCGGCCAGACCGATCGCGCGATCCGGCACTTCTGGGAGCCGGTTGTCGTCGGAGCTCTTAACGACACCTTCGATCGATGTTCGGTGAAGTATGCAGGCAAGGTCTTCCACGAGTCCTTTTTGCGGTCCCCTGAAGCTGGACGCCTTGGGATACCCGCCTCTCCGCTGAGCGATTTTTTCGCTCCCATCGCCTCACTGGCATCTCAAGCGGGAGTGGATCTTAGGCTGAAGACAGGTCTCGAGTCGCTCCAGCAGACCGCTGACGGCCGATGGAGCGTTCGTGCCGCAGGCGAGAGCCATATTGCCGATGCTGTCGTGCTCGCGACAGACTTTAAGCAGACGCGCACGCTTTTGAATACGCTGCCTGCTGCGGAAGATGACCGTGCTCGCCTTGATGCGGCCTTCGATGCTCTGACTCCGTCTCCTATTACGACCATCCACCTCTGGTACGACCGCGAGGTGACCGGGCTGGACCATGCCGTGCTCCTCGATACGAGGATTCAGTGGCTGTTTACAAAGTCGCGCATTCGCCGCTGGAGCAAGGAACGAGGCGAATACTGTGAGCTTGTGATCAGCGCTTCATGGCCTGAGCTGCAGATGGGCAGGGAAGAGATACTCTCCTCCGCGCTGGCGGAGTTCGAGCGATTCTTCCCGGCAGCAAAGCAGGCAACATTGATCAAGACAGGAGTCCTCAAGGAAGCTCGCGCGACATTCTCCGTGACACCAGGCCTTGATCAGTATCGTCTGCCTCAGGCGACCCCCTGGCCGGGCCTCTTTCTTGCGGGAGACTGGACCCGGACCGAGTGGCCTTCGACGATGGAGGGAGCTGTGCGCAGCGGAAGACTTGCCGCCGGTGCAGTCATGGGAGAGCACCAGAGATTCATGTCCCCGGAGCTACCGGCAACCGGCCTGATGCAGTATCTTTAG
- a CDS encoding EamA family transporter, whose amino-acid sequence MKHALKPSQYLILVAVMLTASIGDTLLSRGMAQVGAVDLHHLHLLWKALFNPFVISGIVLLIGFFASYMTALSWADLTFVMPATAFGYVVIALMSRFWLHEHLSIYRWTGIVLIVCAVGFVAGGPSRTEHEPDHHELDVMDSGVGR is encoded by the coding sequence ATGAAGCACGCTCTCAAGCCGTCCCAGTACCTGATTCTGGTAGCAGTCATGCTCACCGCCTCCATAGGCGATACCCTTCTGTCTCGCGGCATGGCCCAGGTAGGCGCGGTCGACCTTCATCACCTGCACTTGCTGTGGAAGGCGCTCTTCAATCCCTTCGTCATTTCGGGCATCGTGTTGCTGATAGGATTTTTTGCCAGCTACATGACGGCGCTGAGCTGGGCTGACCTGACCTTCGTGATGCCTGCTACCGCCTTCGGTTACGTCGTTATAGCGCTGATGAGCCGGTTCTGGCTGCATGAACATCTTTCCATCTATCGCTGGACAGGCATTGTCCTGATCGTATGCGCCGTGGGCTTCGTGGCGGGAGGGCCATCGCGCACAGAGCATGAACCCGATCATCATGAGCTGGATGTGATGGACTCCGGAGTCGGACGCTGA